In the genome of Limnothrix sp. FACHB-406, one region contains:
- the purD gene encoding phosphoribosylamine--glycine ligase, whose amino-acid sequence MKVLVVGNGGREHTIAHMLLKSEQVERVFCIPGNGGTALNPRCQNFAFAATDFEAIARVAQTQGVSLVVVGPEAPLAVGIVDFLRGRQIPVFGPTQAGAQIEASKSWAKTLMAEAGVPTAQSATFTELAPARDYLQQTGAPIVVKADGLAAGKGVTVAMNLDEALKAVESIFGGQFGSAGSSVVIEEFMEGREVSVLALTDGKAVRPLIPAQDHKRIGEGDTGPNTGGMGTYAPAPLVTPDLMARIETEVLQPTVRALAARGIDYRGVLYAGLMITPEGDPKVVEFNCRFGDPETQVVLPLLETPLHELMLACVEQRLAQFPPIAWKSGVAGCVVVAAQGYPGSFAKGTPIAGLAEAEAVGAMVFHAGTRLVRSSGNTDRLVSDGGRVLGVTAIGADFDEAFGTVYRAIEAIDYAEKTYRRDIGYQVRQQPWETLPLPGAIAASDPMPTEAP is encoded by the coding sequence GTGAAGGTTTTAGTGGTTGGCAATGGTGGCCGTGAACACACGATCGCCCACATGTTGTTGAAGTCGGAACAGGTGGAGCGGGTCTTTTGTATTCCCGGAAATGGGGGAACGGCCCTGAATCCCCGTTGCCAAAACTTTGCCTTCGCTGCAACTGATTTTGAAGCGATCGCCCGCGTTGCCCAAACCCAAGGGGTCTCCCTGGTGGTGGTGGGCCCCGAAGCACCTTTGGCCGTCGGGATTGTGGACTTTTTGCGCGGGCGACAAATTCCCGTGTTTGGCCCCACCCAAGCGGGGGCCCAAATCGAAGCAAGCAAATCTTGGGCCAAGACGCTCATGGCCGAAGCGGGTGTGCCCACGGCCCAGTCCGCCACCTTCACGGAGCTGGCCCCCGCCCGCGACTATTTGCAGCAGACCGGGGCCCCGATCGTGGTGAAGGCCGATGGTCTGGCGGCGGGCAAGGGCGTAACCGTGGCCATGAACCTGGATGAGGCACTCAAGGCGGTGGAGTCTATTTTTGGCGGCCAATTCGGCTCCGCTGGCTCCAGCGTGGTAATCGAAGAATTTATGGAAGGGCGGGAAGTATCCGTCCTGGCCCTGACCGATGGCAAAGCCGTGCGCCCTCTGATTCCAGCCCAAGACCATAAACGGATTGGCGAGGGAGACACCGGCCCCAACACGGGCGGCATGGGAACCTATGCCCCGGCTCCCTTGGTTACGCCGGATCTGATGGCGCGCATTGAAACAGAAGTGTTGCAGCCCACGGTGCGGGCCCTGGCGGCGCGCGGCATTGATTACCGAGGGGTTTTGTACGCGGGGTTGATGATCACGCCTGAGGGGGATCCCAAGGTGGTGGAATTTAACTGCCGTTTTGGTGACCCGGAAACCCAGGTGGTGTTGCCGCTGCTGGAAACGCCGCTTCATGAGCTGATGCTGGCCTGTGTGGAACAGCGGCTGGCCCAGTTTCCCCCGATCGCCTGGAAATCGGGCGTGGCCGGCTGTGTGGTGGTGGCGGCCCAGGGCTATCCGGGCAGTTTTGCCAAGGGCACTCCGATCGCGGGCTTAGCAGAGGCGGAAGCGGTGGGGGCCATGGTGTTTCATGCGGGAACGCGGCTGGTGCGATCGAGCGGCAACACCGACCGACTGGTCAGCGATGGAGGGCGCGTCCTAGGGGTCACGGCGATCGGGGCAGATTTTGACGAAGCCTTCGGAACCGTCTACCGGGCGATCGAGGCCATTGACTACGCCGAAAAAACCTATCGTCGCGACATTGGCTATCAAGTGCGCCAACAACCTTGGGAAACCCTGCCCTTGCCCGGTGCGATCGCCGCCAGTGACCCTATGCCCACCGAAGCCCCTTAA
- a CDS encoding Uma2 family endonuclease, with product MVVTVPLNRITLRPGSAIAIADLDWAAFQRIAAELGDDRHTRLTYYQGQLEIVSPLARHERPHRLIGYLVTALLDARNLDWEDFGSTRFERENLAGLEPDTCFYVANADRVRDCQGRVDVAQYPPPDLAIEADVTSKTSLAAYAALGVPEVWIYADGLLKIFVLDAGQYQPRDRGLLFPDLDLPAIVTDQLAKAQAIGSARTIREFRQSLQ from the coding sequence ATGGTCGTCACCGTTCCCCTCAATCGGATTACTTTGCGGCCCGGCAGCGCGATCGCAATCGCCGATCTCGACTGGGCAGCTTTCCAGCGGATTGCCGCCGAACTGGGGGACGATCGCCACACCCGCTTGACCTACTACCAAGGACAACTTGAAATCGTGTCGCCCCTTGCTCGCCATGAGCGCCCCCACCGGCTGATTGGCTACCTCGTGACGGCCCTGCTCGATGCCCGCAATTTGGACTGGGAAGATTTTGGCTCGACCCGTTTTGAGCGCGAGAACCTGGCCGGATTGGAACCCGACACCTGTTTCTATGTGGCCAATGCCGATCGCGTGCGCGACTGCCAAGGGCGGGTGGATGTGGCCCAATACCCACCGCCGGACTTGGCGATTGAGGCCGATGTGACTTCCAAAACCTCCCTCGCGGCCTATGCAGCCCTGGGAGTGCCAGAGGTCTGGATTTATGCCGATGGCTTGCTCAAGATTTTTGTGCTAGATGCGGGACAGTACCAACCGCGCGATCGCGGTTTGCTGTTTCCCGATTTGGATCTACCGGCGATCGTGACTGACCAACTCGCCAAGGCCCAGGCGATCGGCAGCGCCCGCACCATTCGTGAGTTTCGCCAAAGTCTCCAGTAA
- a CDS encoding dihydroorotase — MTDRPTLLIRNARILLPDGDFLQGDVWIEGDQIRQVAPEISPDTIGPIAREIDATGLTLLPGAIDPQVHFREPGLEHKEDLRTASHACAKGGVTSFLEMPNTKPLTTTQATLQDKLDRAASKCVVNYGFFIGATADRLPDLITANPVCGIKIFMGSMHGPLLVDEEPILDQIFAMGQQPGQTGYGRLIAVHAENQDRIRQRREQFAGITDPAIHSQIQDNQAALEATQLALKLARKHRRRLHILHMSTGDEANLMRQDKPEWVTCEVTPQHLLMDVSAYETIGTFAQMNPPLRSPEDCAILWQALLDGVIDFIATDHAPHTLEEKAQPYPNSPSGMPGVQTSLPLMLTQAAAGRCTVAQVARWMSTNVAKGFGIPNKGAIAPGLDADLVLVDLDNYRPVLREEMLSKCGWSPFEGWNLTGWPVYTIVGGQVAYENGQVNESVRGRALRFEPTV, encoded by the coding sequence ATGACCGATCGACCTACGCTGCTGATTCGGAACGCTCGTATCCTGTTGCCCGACGGAGATTTCCTGCAAGGTGATGTGTGGATCGAAGGCGATCAGATTCGGCAGGTGGCTCCTGAAATCTCCCCCGACACAATTGGGCCGATCGCCCGTGAAATTGACGCAACGGGTTTGACTCTGTTGCCGGGCGCGATCGACCCCCAAGTTCATTTCCGCGAACCGGGCTTAGAGCATAAAGAGGATCTCCGAACCGCCAGCCATGCCTGCGCCAAGGGCGGTGTCACCTCGTTTTTGGAGATGCCGAACACCAAGCCCCTAACCACCACCCAAGCCACGCTGCAAGACAAGCTCGATCGCGCGGCGAGTAAGTGCGTGGTCAACTATGGCTTTTTCATTGGAGCGACCGCCGATCGGTTGCCGGATTTGATCACGGCGAACCCCGTTTGCGGCATCAAGATCTTTATGGGGTCTATGCATGGCCCCTTGTTGGTGGATGAGGAGCCAATCCTCGATCAAATTTTTGCGATGGGGCAACAGCCGGGACAAACGGGCTATGGGCGCTTAATTGCTGTCCATGCCGAAAACCAAGATCGGATTCGTCAGCGCCGGGAGCAATTTGCGGGCATTACCGATCCGGCCATCCATTCTCAAATTCAAGACAACCAAGCCGCGCTGGAGGCCACACAACTGGCCCTCAAGTTGGCGCGGAAGCATCGGCGGCGGCTGCACATCTTGCACATGTCTACGGGTGATGAGGCGAACCTGATGCGTCAGGACAAGCCCGAATGGGTGACCTGTGAAGTTACCCCCCAACATTTGCTGATGGATGTGAGTGCTTACGAAACGATCGGCACTTTTGCGCAAATGAATCCCCCCCTGCGATCGCCCGAAGATTGCGCAATTTTGTGGCAAGCCCTGTTGGATGGAGTCATTGACTTCATTGCCACTGACCACGCCCCTCACACCCTGGAAGAAAAGGCGCAACCCTATCCCAACAGTCCCAGCGGAATGCCAGGGGTGCAAACCTCCTTGCCCCTGATGCTGACCCAAGCGGCGGCGGGGCGCTGCACGGTGGCTCAAGTGGCCCGGTGGATGTCAACCAATGTGGCGAAGGGGTTTGGCATTCCCAACAAGGGGGCGATCGCTCCCGGATTGGATGCGGACTTGGTGTTGGTGGATCTCGATAACTACCGTCCGGTGCTGCGGGAGGAAATGCTGTCCAAATGTGGTTGGAGTCCCTTTGAGGGTTGGAATCTCACGGGTTGGCCGGTTTACACGATCGTGGGCGGTCAGGTGGCCTATGAAAACGGCCAGGTTAATGAATCGGTGCGTGGTCGGGCCTTGAGGTTTGAACCGACGGTGTAG
- a CDS encoding type II toxin-antitoxin system VapC family toxin yields the protein MYLLDTNVCIQYLNGNAQIQQRLLSCERSQISTCEIVRFELYYGAFSSRRALENVALLNTFFEPLIVFPFDAAAAIKCGEIRSQLKRQGQPIGPYDLQISAIALSRNLVLVTHNVREFCRVEGLRWEDWEG from the coding sequence ATGTATCTGCTCGACACGAATGTTTGTATTCAATATCTCAATGGAAATGCTCAGATTCAGCAGCGGCTATTGAGTTGTGAGAGAAGTCAGATCAGCACTTGCGAAATTGTTCGCTTTGAGCTGTACTACGGCGCATTCAGTAGTCGCCGTGCTCTGGAGAATGTTGCACTGCTGAATACATTCTTTGAACCGTTGATTGTTTTTCCGTTTGATGCCGCTGCGGCGATTAAATGTGGCGAGATTCGATCCCAACTCAAGCGCCAGGGGCAGCCCATTGGCCCCTACGACCTCCAGATTTCAGCGATCGCCCTTTCGCGGAATTTGGTTTTAGTAACGCATAATGTTCGTGAGTTTTGCCGCGTTGAGGGGTTGCGTTGGGAGGATTGGGAAGGCTAG
- the petJ gene encoding cytochrome c6 PetJ, producing MKRFVSWAIALVAAWLSFAGAAHAADVANGAKIFNANCAACHAGGRNVVMADKTLKKDALEKYGMNSIEAIVKQVTNGKGAMPAFKGKLTADGIQDVASFVLSKSEAGW from the coding sequence ATGAAACGGTTTGTATCTTGGGCGATCGCTCTGGTTGCTGCTTGGTTGAGCTTTGCTGGTGCTGCCCATGCGGCTGATGTGGCCAATGGAGCCAAAATTTTTAACGCCAACTGCGCCGCTTGTCATGCGGGTGGCCGTAACGTGGTGATGGCAGACAAGACCCTGAAGAAAGATGCCTTGGAAAAATACGGCATGAACTCGATCGAGGCGATCGTGAAGCAGGTCACCAACGGTAAAGGTGCGATGCCGGCCTTCAAGGGCAAGCTGACGGCAGACGGTATTCAAGATGTGGCATCCTTCGTGCTGTCCAAGTCGGAAGCCGGTTGGTAA
- a CDS encoding PEP-CTERM sorting domain-containing protein (PEP-CTERM proteins occur, often in large numbers, in the proteomes of bacteria that also encode an exosortase, a predicted intramembrane cysteine proteinase. The presence of a PEP-CTERM domain at a protein's C-terminus predicts cleavage within the sorting domain, followed by covalent anchoring to some some component of the (usually Gram-negative) cell surface. Many PEP-CTERM proteins exhibit an unusual sequence composition that includes large numbers of potential glycosylation sites. Expression of one such protein has been shown restore the ability of a bacterium to form floc, a type of biofilm.) yields the protein MKLLKTALSLTAIVASSVATCLAVSAPAQAYRMFLGEDLNSNPWVPAANLTNSQAAEAAFLSNLTGVGTETFESQITGTNNLLNVSFPGAGTATLSGNGRISSVPVGWTNGVGRYAVSGTQFWEVDAGGRFTINFSQQVGAFGFYGVDIGDFGGQLTLTLAGASTTKQVTVNNTIGSSGSTDGSVLFFGIIAETMEEAFSSVSFSMSTGQGDVFAFDNMTVGGLSQVKTPEPSPQPSPEPTPEPTPEPSPEPTVTPEPGPSPTPSPSATPTPQPTQPTDPVSVPEPGSIGALLVVGAMGVLGLRRRRAD from the coding sequence ATGAAGCTTCTTAAAACGGCTCTGAGCTTGACTGCGATTGTCGCTTCTTCAGTGGCCACTTGCTTGGCAGTTTCTGCACCAGCCCAAGCCTATCGAATGTTTTTAGGCGAAGATTTAAATTCAAATCCTTGGGTTCCGGCTGCCAATCTCACCAACTCTCAGGCAGCGGAAGCCGCTTTTTTGTCAAATTTGACCGGTGTGGGTACTGAGACCTTTGAAAGTCAAATCACCGGTACTAACAATCTTCTGAATGTGTCATTTCCCGGAGCTGGAACCGCAACACTCTCGGGAAATGGTCGAATTTCAAGCGTGCCCGTAGGCTGGACAAATGGCGTGGGTCGCTATGCCGTTTCCGGGACTCAATTTTGGGAAGTGGACGCTGGGGGGCGCTTCACAATCAATTTTAGTCAGCAGGTAGGAGCTTTTGGGTTTTATGGGGTTGATATTGGTGATTTTGGTGGCCAATTAACCCTGACTTTGGCGGGCGCGTCCACCACAAAACAGGTGACGGTTAATAACACGATCGGCTCGTCGGGCAGTACGGATGGTTCTGTGCTGTTTTTTGGCATTATTGCGGAAACCATGGAGGAGGCTTTCAGTAGCGTTTCCTTCAGCATGTCAACGGGTCAAGGCGATGTTTTTGCCTTTGACAACATGACGGTGGGCGGTCTGTCTCAGGTCAAGACTCCGGAGCCATCCCCTCAGCCCAGTCCTGAGCCAACTCCTGAGCCGACTCCGGAACCCAGTCCCGAACCCACTGTGACTCCGGAACCCGGCCCTAGCCCAACCCCCAGCCCCTCCGCAACGCCTACGCCGCAACCCACACAGCCCACGGATCCGGTGTCAGTGCCAGAGCCGGGATCGATCGGGGCGTTGTTGGTGGTGGGGGCGATGGGAGTCCTGGGGCTGCGTCGTCGCCGCGCTGACTAG
- a CDS encoding Uma2 family endonuclease, with protein sequence MVALPDRLSVADYLALEAVSPTKHEYWDGYLVAMAGASDAHVAIVGNLFAALLGHIAPPCRLYMTDMRLQIVHKNRYFYPDLLVTCDPRDTVITPENNYAKQFPTLIVEVLSDTTEVRDRGSKFFDYQQIESLQEYALINTSCQRVECFRRSTGDDWVLTTYSPDRADQFQLKSVDFTGTLTQLYRNAIALPSHPPLDTSPPDRP encoded by the coding sequence ATGGTTGCTCTGCCCGATCGCCTCTCCGTTGCTGATTACCTCGCCCTAGAAGCCGTGAGTCCCACCAAGCATGAGTATTGGGATGGCTATCTGGTGGCGATGGCTGGGGCGAGCGATGCCCATGTGGCGATCGTGGGCAATCTGTTTGCGGCACTGTTGGGGCATATTGCGCCACCCTGTCGGCTCTATATGACCGATATGCGCCTGCAAATTGTCCACAAAAATCGCTATTTTTATCCGGATCTGTTGGTGACTTGTGACCCCAGAGATACGGTCATTACGCCTGAAAATAATTACGCCAAACAGTTCCCAACCTTAATTGTTGAAGTGCTGTCAGATACGACGGAAGTTCGCGATCGCGGCAGCAAGTTTTTTGACTATCAGCAAATCGAAAGCCTCCAAGAATATGCCCTGATTAACACCAGTTGCCAGCGCGTTGAATGCTTTCGCCGCAGCACGGGGGATGATTGGGTGCTAACCACCTACAGTCCCGATCGCGCCGATCAGTTTCAGTTGAAATCCGTTGATTTCACAGGAACCTTGACACAGCTTTATCGCAATGCGATCGCCCTGCCTAGTCATCCTCCATTGGACACCAGCCCACCCGATCGCCCTTAG
- a CDS encoding tetratricopeptide repeat protein, giving the protein MSEPDRTGRWAIALLLSVVVWGLAATTYWPSRLTPASVPVSSPQDPMSLGASAFSRGDYADALAAFAIAADQTPDAHRQARAHHNRCLTWLALADWAAAIGDCTTALELNPQLWDAYLNRGLAYRGQQNRAAATQDFETVLHQHPLDGRAWYNHGLVMAEQQQGREAIEDFNRAILQFGHESLDRLAQVYYDRAMTWLDQGDRPQALADLDRSLRYGPQQANGFHLRGLVLQALGRSTEAIGSFDRAIALAPMNGLSYMARSQLHQQMHCHQAAIHDLECAVRCFYDCGDWGALQTALTALQQLQQSSSVAIG; this is encoded by the coding sequence ATGTCCGAACCCGATCGAACCGGGCGCTGGGCGATCGCGCTGCTGCTGAGCGTGGTTGTTTGGGGCCTCGCAGCTACTACCTACTGGCCATCCCGACTGACTCCGGCTAGCGTCCCGGTTTCTAGTCCGCAAGACCCGATGTCGCTGGGTGCATCAGCTTTTAGCCGTGGTGATTACGCAGATGCGCTAGCGGCCTTCGCGATCGCTGCCGATCAGACCCCGGATGCCCACCGGCAAGCCCGGGCCCACCACAACCGCTGCCTGACCTGGCTGGCGCTCGCCGACTGGGCGGCCGCGATCGGGGACTGCACGACGGCGCTGGAACTCAATCCCCAGCTTTGGGATGCATACCTGAACCGTGGTTTGGCCTATCGCGGGCAACAAAACCGGGCCGCCGCCACCCAGGATTTTGAAACGGTGCTGCATCAACATCCCTTGGATGGACGCGCTTGGTATAACCACGGGCTGGTGATGGCTGAACAACAGCAGGGGCGCGAAGCGATTGAAGATTTCAACCGAGCCATTCTGCAATTCGGCCACGAATCACTCGATCGCCTCGCTCAGGTCTATTACGACCGGGCGATGACCTGGCTGGATCAGGGCGATCGGCCCCAAGCCCTAGCCGATCTCGATCGCAGTTTGCGCTACGGCCCCCAACAAGCCAATGGCTTTCATCTGCGCGGTTTGGTGCTACAAGCCCTGGGTCGTTCCACGGAAGCGATCGGCAGTTTTGACCGGGCGATCGCCCTGGCTCCCATGAACGGCCTGTCCTACATGGCCCGCAGTCAGCTTCACCAACAAATGCATTGCCATCAAGCGGCGATTCATGACTTGGAATGTGCTGTCCGTTGTTTCTATGACTGTGGCGATTGGGGTGCTTTGCAAACGGCCCTAACGGCCCTGCAACAACTTCAGCAGAGCAGTTCCGTGGCGATCGGCTAA
- a CDS encoding HAMP domain-containing sensor histidine kinase, producing the protein MLEAIVTLRQILRRWWSEFTLQTRLMAVATLVVSLLTSGLTFWAVNTIQQDARLNDTRFGRDLGLLLAANTAPLVAEQDLGGLAGFSRRFYNSTSSVRYLLYADVDGDIFYGIPFSDTEVKNSLTLRRRIQLPPDYAADLDRPLVRQHLTPNGQVTDVFVPLTHEGQYLGVLAVGTNPNPTVVASSGLTRDVTIAVFVSIWVMVILGAVFNALTITKPIKELLIGVKNIASGDFKQRITLPFGGELGELIASFNDMAERLERYEEQNIEELTASKAKLETLIATIVDGALLLDTDLRVVLVNPTARQIFGWDRETDGQPIIGKNVLYEFPPEVQVKLTRPLYQLAEGKADEGEEFRITLMEPVKRTVRILLSPVLSQRAIGDGHLCDTCEHHQQDQCSDAQRPLARECNLYADQDGEAPGDRYRESIRGIAVTVQDITREVELNEAKSQFISNVSHELRTPLFNIKSFIETLHDYGDELSPEQQREFLDTANRETDRLTRLVNDVLDLSRLESSRSYTFDAIDLVQPIEQTLRTYQLNARDKGIELTQELAPSLPPVLGNYDLLLQVFANLVGNALKFTPKGGQVAIRAYVPQDPAVQPALWDTCPVNAATGPAKSQPEVVSVVRVEVADTGIGIGPEDCNAIFDRFYRVENRVHTLEGTGLGLSIVRNIIDKHQSSVKLISEVGVGTIFWFDLLIYRDGLTLPEPMPVVSSTLG; encoded by the coding sequence ATGCTTGAGGCGATCGTTACGTTGCGGCAAATCCTGCGTCGCTGGTGGTCAGAATTCACCCTCCAAACCCGATTGATGGCGGTGGCAACCCTGGTGGTGTCGCTGCTGACCAGCGGGCTAACCTTTTGGGCCGTCAACACCATCCAGCAGGATGCCCGGCTCAACGACACCCGTTTTGGGCGAGATTTGGGGCTGCTCTTGGCCGCCAACACTGCACCCCTGGTGGCGGAGCAAGACTTGGGCGGTTTGGCTGGCTTCTCGCGCCGGTTTTATAACAGCACTTCCAGCGTTCGGTACTTGCTCTATGCCGACGTGGACGGGGATATCTTCTACGGCATCCCCTTTTCCGACACGGAGGTGAAGAACTCCCTAACCTTGCGTCGTCGGATTCAGTTGCCGCCGGACTATGCGGCCGATCTCGATCGCCCCTTGGTGCGTCAACACCTCACCCCCAACGGTCAGGTCACGGATGTGTTTGTGCCCCTAACCCACGAGGGTCAATACTTGGGGGTGTTGGCCGTGGGTACCAATCCCAATCCGACGGTGGTGGCCTCGTCGGGATTGACTCGCGACGTGACGATCGCGGTGTTCGTGTCAATTTGGGTGATGGTGATTTTGGGGGCTGTGTTCAACGCCCTCACCATCACCAAGCCGATTAAGGAATTATTGATCGGTGTCAAAAACATCGCCTCTGGGGATTTTAAGCAGCGAATTACCCTGCCGTTTGGCGGTGAACTCGGGGAGCTGATTGCCAGTTTTAATGACATGGCGGAGCGCCTGGAGCGCTACGAAGAACAGAATATTGAAGAGCTGACGGCCAGCAAGGCCAAGCTCGAAACCCTCATCGCCACGATCGTCGATGGGGCCCTGCTGCTCGATACGGATCTGCGCGTGGTGTTGGTGAATCCCACGGCCCGCCAGATTTTTGGCTGGGATCGCGAAACGGACGGCCAGCCGATCATTGGCAAAAATGTGCTCTATGAGTTTCCACCCGAGGTACAGGTGAAGCTCACGCGCCCGCTCTACCAGTTGGCGGAAGGCAAGGCCGACGAGGGCGAAGAATTTCGCATTACCCTGATGGAGCCGGTGAAGCGAACGGTGCGCATTTTGCTGTCGCCAGTGCTATCCCAACGGGCGATCGGGGACGGGCACTTGTGCGACACCTGCGAGCACCATCAGCAGGATCAGTGCAGCGATGCCCAACGGCCCCTGGCCAGGGAATGTAATCTCTATGCCGATCAAGATGGTGAGGCCCCAGGCGATCGCTACCGCGAAAGCATCCGAGGGATTGCTGTCACGGTGCAGGATATTACCCGGGAAGTGGAGCTGAATGAGGCCAAAAGCCAATTCATCAGCAATGTTTCCCACGAGCTACGCACGCCGCTGTTTAACATCAAGTCCTTTATTGAAACGCTCCATGACTATGGCGATGAGCTGTCGCCGGAGCAACAGCGGGAGTTTTTGGACACCGCCAACCGCGAGACCGATCGCCTGACCCGGTTGGTCAATGACGTGTTGGATCTCTCTCGGTTGGAATCCAGCCGTAGCTACACTTTTGACGCGATCGACCTGGTACAGCCGATCGAACAAACCCTGCGTACCTACCAGCTCAATGCTCGCGACAAGGGAATTGAACTGACCCAAGAGCTGGCCCCCAGCCTGCCGCCCGTTTTGGGTAACTATGATCTGTTGCTGCAAGTGTTCGCCAACTTGGTGGGCAATGCCCTGAAATTTACCCCCAAGGGCGGCCAGGTGGCGATCCGAGCCTATGTTCCCCAAGACCCCGCCGTTCAGCCGGCCCTCTGGGATACCTGCCCGGTGAATGCGGCAACCGGCCCAGCCAAATCTCAGCCCGAGGTGGTGAGCGTGGTGCGGGTGGAAGTGGCCGACACCGGCATTGGCATTGGCCCCGAAGATTGTAATGCCATTTTCGATCGGTTCTATCGGGTCGAAAACCGGGTGCATACCCTCGAAGGCACGGGGCTGGGCCTGTCGATCGTCCGTAACATCATCGACAAGCACCAAAGCAGCGTCAAATTGATCAGTGAAGTGGGTGTGGGGACGATTTTTTGGTTTGACTTGTTGATTTATCGGGATGGGTTGACCCTGCCGGAACCGATGCCCGTCGTTTCCAGCACCCTGGGTTAG
- a CDS encoding NAD-dependent epimerase/dehydratase family protein: MTTSIVTGAAGFIGSHLAETLLLRGDRVIGIDHFNDYYDPALKRQNVAPLLDHGQFQLLEVDLRAIDWAPLLAEADVVYHQAAQAGVRASWGTGFQDYTDRNITATQRLLEAAKQAPNLQRLVYASTSSIYGDAETFPTSELVCPKPVSPYGITKLAAEQLGRLYCNNFGVPFVALRYFTVYGPRQRPDMAFHKFFKAAIAHQAIPIYGDGQQTRDFTYVSDAVAANLAAAVVPAAIGEIFNIGGGSRVVLTEVLEQMEAIVGHPIARDYQDRAIGDARHTSADVTKARNLLGYDPQVTIRKGLEQEWEWIKTLYAA; this comes from the coding sequence ATGACTACCAGCATCGTGACCGGCGCGGCCGGCTTCATTGGCTCCCACCTGGCGGAAACGCTGTTACTGCGAGGCGATCGGGTCATTGGCATTGATCACTTTAATGACTATTACGACCCGGCCCTCAAGCGGCAAAACGTTGCGCCCCTGTTGGATCATGGCCAATTCCAACTGCTGGAGGTGGATTTGCGAGCCATTGACTGGGCCCCTCTGCTGGCGGAAGCGGATGTGGTCTATCACCAGGCGGCCCAGGCGGGGGTGCGGGCCAGTTGGGGGACTGGGTTCCAGGACTACACCGATCGCAACATCACGGCGACCCAGCGCCTCTTAGAAGCCGCGAAGCAGGCCCCGAATTTGCAACGGTTGGTCTATGCGTCCACGTCGTCCATCTATGGCGATGCGGAAACCTTTCCCACCAGTGAGTTGGTCTGTCCCAAGCCCGTGTCGCCCTACGGGATCACGAAATTAGCGGCCGAACAGCTCGGGCGACTCTATTGCAACAATTTTGGCGTGCCCTTTGTGGCCCTGCGCTACTTCACGGTTTATGGGCCCCGACAGCGGCCGGATATGGCGTTCCACAAGTTCTTTAAGGCGGCGATCGCCCATCAGGCCATTCCCATTTATGGCGATGGGCAACAGACCCGCGACTTTACCTATGTCAGCGATGCGGTGGCGGCGAATTTGGCGGCGGCGGTGGTTCCAGCGGCGATCGGGGAAATTTTCAATATCGGTGGCGGCAGTCGCGTGGTGTTGACGGAGGTGCTGGAGCAAATGGAGGCGATCGTGGGTCACCCGATCGCGCGTGATTATCAGGATCGGGCGATCGGGGATGCTCGCCACACCTCCGCCGACGTGACCAAGGCTCGCAATCTTTTGGGCTATGACCCTCAAGTCACGATTCGCAAGGGTCTTGAGCAGGAATGGGAGTGGATTAAAACCCTCTACGCCGCTTGA